A region from the Neurospora crassa OR74A linkage group V, whole genome shotgun sequence genome encodes:
- a CDS encoding cation chloride cotransporter has protein sequence MDHEHQSRRHKLGVVSGVYIPVCLNILSILMFLRFGSILGQIGLLGMLGLLFIAYSVDFVTTLSLSAIASNGEVKGGGAYYLISRSLGPEFGGSIGILFYLAQVLNTALNVVGLIDCLRLNLGSVMAQGYWWTYLFETGALLVCTLLCLAGSAMFAKASNALLAIMVISILSIPVSAIFLPSFNDPVSGIEFTGVSLTTLRSNLWPHFAGDEFKGAGTFRDLFGILFPATSGIFAGASMSGDLRNPSKDIPRGTLWAMLSTLISYVVVIISLASSTTHGTFLRNTNVIQETNVWPPIIFAGEFATCFFSALMGVIGSAKLMQALARDKLVPGISIFGKGTKKTDEPLLAIFLTYIVAQFAMFANLNQIATFISMGYQMTFFVMNLACFLLKIGSAPNFRPGFKFFSWQTAFAGSVLSAAAMFFIDETYATTAVSLLVTLFLLIHYLSPPKRWGDVSQNLIYHQVRKYLLRLKPEHIKFWRPQIILLINNPRKQTRLIQFCNSMKKGGLYILGHVIVTDDFSAGVTEAKLQQAAWSKYISEFSRIKAFVQLTMSPTITWGVRNLILSAGLGGMRPNIAVIGFYNLDDLRRSRPTLRISHQAPTSHTKSPQTTETKQPVRQRKRGDTSARLMEGFLPTDVIRTEEMMSVIDYLTILEDLALRYRLNVAVGKGFETLETPRKDGSNTKKYIDLWPIQMSAELSADGRNVLTTNFDTYTLILQLGYILDTVPAWKKVYQVRVLVFVEYESEVEEERGRVKALLEKLRIEAEVLVFWLASGDLGTYEAIIHGRFRDQETEKLVNDCLVGQEWWEELQKIRGTHEETSQPDMSSVLNIVESTSGRPGLYNPHSELPDPRDRRRASWAPLADFPKKPTVSQLVRLGVSMGIHTQNLAANVLDSSDTDVDGESDSDSSSSSGTLDGDFNDAASVANNGGLEALEPSRLPLLGATRRMSHGDLFDRLKKPWKDRRSRKAGGPSAQQSYGAVSQDTGPSRNNGSEGRSSKRDDFLSVGTERSSHTTTPTLSRQNSSILKSSTARKFTSSLVPETRITSDDTGPQIMFAEDQARPGISRRSTPGTTALLSSKQPARNTIGDGNGGGPRTVCFVEPRYDGASSSPDKSRANSPARTGIGSGSGDVLLDIPELLSSYRLQQQQQQDDDAAEAGSSYSTQGLPLSFNDLPSRAQHLILNELMRQNSADTAVLFTTLPVPEENTCQSEEASLTYLFDVEVLCNGLPPMLLVLSNNMTVTVSL, from the exons ATGGATCACGAACATCAGAGCAGGAGGCATAAACTGGGCGTCGTCTCCGGCGTCTACATCCCAGTATGCCTCAATATTCTCAGTATCCTCATGTTCTTGAGGTTCGGCTCCATCTTGGGTCAGATTGGTCTACTTGGCATGCTTG GACTTCTCTTCATTGCCTACTCGGTTGATTTTGTCACTACTCTGTCTCTATCTGCCATTGCCTCCAATGGCGAGGTCAAGGGAGGTGGTGCCTACTATCTCATCTCCAGGTCCCTTGGCCCCGAGTTTGGAGGGTCCATCGGCATCCTGTTTTATTTGGCGCAGGTCTTGAACACCGCACTCAACGTCGTCGGTCTCATCGACTGCCTGAGGCTGAATCTGGGATCTGTCATGGCTCAGGGATACTGGTGGACCTACCTGTTCGAGACAGGCGCGTTGTTGGTATGCACTCTACTGTGCCTGGCTGGCAGCGCCATGTTTGCAAAGGCGAGCAATGCCTTGTTAGCCATCATGGTCATCTCCATCCTGAGCATTCCCGTCTCGGCCATTTTCCTGCCATCATTCAACGATCCGGTCAGTGGCATCGAGTTCACAGGCGTCAGTCTCACCACTTTGCGATCCAACCTGTGGCCGCATTTTGCAGGTGATGAGTTCAAAGGAGCTGGCACCTTTAGGGATCTCTTCGGCATCCTGTTCCCGGCAACTTCGGGTATCTTTGCTGGCGCGTCCATGTCGGGTGATTTGCGAAACCCCAGCAAGGACATCCCTCGCGGAACTCTCTGGGCCATGTTGTCAACTCTCATCTCGTACGTCGTGGTCATCATCTCGCTGGCCTCGAGTACGACACACGGCACGTTTCTGCGAAATACCAACGTTATCCAGGAGACAAATGTTTGGCCTCCAATCATCTTTGCCGGAGAGTTTGCAACATGCTTTTTCTCGGCTTTGATGGGAGTGATAGGCTCTGCCAAACTCATGCAGGCCTTGGCCAGAGACAAACTGGTTCCTGGTATCTCCATCTTTGGAAAAGGCACCAAGAAGACTGATGAGCCCTTGCTCGCTATCTTCTTAACGTACATCGTTGCTCAGTTTGCCATGTTCGCGAACCTGAATCAGATTGCAACCTTCATCTCCATGGGATACCAAATGACTTTCTTCGTCATGAACCTCGCTTGCTTCCTGCTCAAGATTGGCTCCGCCCCCAACTTCCGCCCAGGCTTCAAGTTCTTCAGCTGGCAGACTGCCTTCGCCGGTAGTGTGCTTTCAGCGGCTGCCATGTTCTTCATCGACGAGACGTATGCTACCACTGCCGTCTCACTGCTCGTTACTCTGTTCCTGCTAATTCACTATCTGAGTCCGCCTAAGCGCTGGGGCGATGTATCACAAAACTTGATCTACCACCAAGTCCGAAAATACTTGTTGAGGCTGAAACCAGAGCACATCAAATTCTGGCGACCGCAGATCATCCTACTCATCAACAACCCGAGAAAGCAAACCCGCCTCATTCAGTTCTGCAACTCGATGAAGAAGGGCGGACTGTACATCCTCGGCCATGTCATCGTCACCGATGATTTCTCCGCGGGAGTTACCGAGGCAAAACTCCAACAAGCGGCGTGGTCAAAGTACATATCGGAGTTCTCGAGGATCAAGGCTTTTGTCCAGCTCACCATGTCACCAACCATCACTTGGGGCGTGAGGAACCTGATCCTCTCGGCAGGCCTGGGTGGTATGCGGCCCAACATTGCCGTCATTGGCTTCTACAACCTGGACGACCTGCGGCGTTCCCGGCCAACACTGCGTATATCCCACCAGGCGCCGACGTCACATACTAAGAGTCCGCAGACTACTGAAACTAAACAACCCGTGAGGCAGCGAAAGAGAGGCGATACTTCGGCTAGGTTGATGGAAGGATTTTTGCCCACTGACGTGATCAGGACCGAAGAGATGATGTCGGTTATTGATTATCTTACTATTCTAGAGGATCTGGCTTTGCGATATCGTCTGAATGTGGCGGTTGGTAAAGGGTTTGAGACCCTGGAGACACCGAGGAAAGATGGGAGTAACACCAAGAAGTACATTGATCTTTGGCCTATCCAGATGTCGGCGGAGCTTTCCGCGGACGGCAGGAATGTTCTGACCACCAACTTTGATACAT ACACTCTCATCTTGCAGCTGGGTTATATCCTCGATACTGTCCCCGCTTGGAAGAAGGTTTACCAAGTTCGTGTTTTGGTATTCGTTGAATACGAAAgcgaggttgaagaggaaagaggacGAGTCAAGGCTCTCCTTGAAAAGCTAAGGATCGAAGCCGAGGTGCTGGTCTTCTGGCTGGCCTCTGGTGATCTCGGTACATACGAGGCCATCATCCACGGGCGTTTCCGAGATCAAGAAACGGAGAAACTGGTCAATGATTGTCTAGTGGGCCAAGAATGGTGGGAAGAACTTCAGAAGATTCGGGGAACCCATGAAGAGACCTCACAGCCCGACATGAGTTCCGTACTGAACATCGTTGAGTCGACTTCGGGACGACCGGGGTTGTACAATCCACACAGCGAGCTCCCTGATCCGCGCGATAGGAGGCGCGCCAGCTGGGCGCCACTGGCTGATTTTCCCAAGAAGCCCACAGTCTCACAGTTGGTTCGGCTGGGTGTCAGCATGGGAATACACACTCAGAACCTTGCGGCGAATGTGCTGGACAGCTCAGACACAGACGTTGACGGCGagagcgacagcgacagcagcTCATCTAGCGGTACATTGGATGGAGATTTCAATGATGCTGCAAGTGTCGCAAATAATGGCGGCCTTGAAGCACTTGAACCGTCGCGACTTCCTCTATTGGGAGCCACTAGACGAATGAGTCACGGAGACCTCTTCGATCGCTTGAAGAAGCCTTGGAAGGATAGGAGATCGCGGAAGGCAGGAGGACCATCTGCACAGCAATCTTATGGCGCAGTGTCTCAGGATACCGGGCCAAGTCGCAATAATGGTTCAGAAGGCAGGTCTAGCAAGAGGGACGATTTTCTGAGCGTGGGCACGGAGCGATCATCCCACACGACAACGCCAACACTGTCGCGACAAAACTCATCAATCTTAAAAAGCTCTACCGCCAGAAAGTTCACCAGCTCACTGGTCCCGGAAACAAGGATAACCAGTGATGACACAGGACCACAGATTATGTTTGCAGAAGATCAGGCTCGCCCCGGGATATCACGTCGGTCCACACCGGGGACCACTGCACTTCTTTCAAGCAAACAACCCGCCAGAAATACAATTGGTGACGGCAACGGAGGAGGTCCTAGAACGGTCTGCTTTGTTGAGCCTCGCTACGATGGGGCTTCATCGTCCCCAGACAAGTCAAGAGCAAACTCCCCGGCAAGGACTGGAATTGGCAGCGGCAGTGGTGATGTCCTGCTTGACATACCCGAGCTACTCTCTTCATACAGActtcagcaacagcagcaacaggacGATGATGCCGCTGAAGCTGGCTCGAGCTATTCTACCCAAGGGCTTCCGCTCTCCTTTAACGACCTCCCAAGCCGGGCGCAGCATCTGATTTTGAACGAGCTGATGCGGCAGAATAGCGCGGACACGGCAGTCCTCTTTACCACGCTCCCGGTACCTGAGGAAAACACTTGTCAAAGTGAGGAGGCAAGTTTGACGTACCTGTTCGATGTTGAGGTGCTTTGCAATGGGTTACCGCCCATGTTGCTGGTTTTGAGTAACAATATGACGGTTACTGTGAGCCTCTGA
- a CDS encoding transmembrane domain transporter, producing the protein MSNAGKDSGRNSPVPGNIPVRPSSPGGSFRPGSFRPSSFRARELGTSIPRADSIARLATPVLPQQQPSGTPTPIPIERGDAGALPPLPGAGSQSAGPGVSALAAALSNTYGASPPRFGTPPARALSPAPSAAQLQRSATPTTNYGSFETRSRLPSTGINGFGAYEDPEIIKRHLVQPGDSAGEETGERSKGKQPAEDDDEFSSLQLQGGDITRPIYRWAEEIEQRNKAKRSHSFSYPRPEPENEVLDINSIKVPGGFRRNYLRRNARDPSAHPDDSENGAGQGAPPPRLLTTSFLEFLSLYGHFAGEELEEDDEVLQPGEYFTSGSDEGEWWSDEGSVDDHEPMEDSTLLTPSRRKRRRKERGGSGRNSPMSAAMLLLKSFVGTGVLFLPRAYLNGGMVFSNAVLLFVAALSYYCFVLLVSTRLKVEGSFGDIGGILYGKWMRNLILFSIVISQLGFVAAYIVFTSENLQAFILAVTNCKTYISISWLIIMQMIIFLPFSLLRDIGKLGFTALIADAFIVIGLAYLFYYDVLTLNTSGLADIIMFNQKDWTLFIGTAIFTFEGIGLIIPIQESMRNPEKFPKVMAVVMIIITTLFTVMGAVSYAAYGSKTETVVLLNLPQDNKMVNGVQFLYSLAILLSTPLQIFPAIRITENALFTKSGKYNPYIKWQKNVFRFFVVAFCAMVAWAGADNLDKFVALVGNFACIPLVYIYPPMLHYRGVARSALWKFSDVALCVFGFIAMAYTTTLTVMSWAGAGEGGESPGYCDAKGLNP; encoded by the exons ATGTCGAATGCGGGCAAAGACTCGGGAAGGAACTCACCGGTCCCGGGTAATATCCCCGTCCGCCCTTCTTCGCCCGGCGGTTCTTTTCGCCCCGGCTCCTTCCGTCCCAGCTCGTTTCGCGCCCGTGAGCTCGGCACGTCGATACCACGCGCTGATAGCATCGCGCGCCTCGCCACGCCCGTActaccacaacaacagccgtCTGGCACTCCAACACCTATTCCGATAGAGCGAGGTGATGCTGGCGCCTTGCCACCACTTCCCGGCGCCGGGTCACAGTCTGCTGGCCCCGGTGTTTCTGCTCTAGCCGCTGCCTTGTCCAACACCTACGGAGCCTCGCCACCTCGCTTTGGCACTCCTCCTGCGCGCGCCCTCTCCCCTGCCCCTTCGGCTGCCCAGCTCCAAAGATCCGCGACGCCCACCACGAACTACGGCTCCTTCGAGACAAGATCAAGGTTACCGTCCACCGGTATCAACGGTTTCGGAGCATACGAAGATCCTGAGATCATCAAGAGACACTTGGTCCAACCTGGGGATAGCGCTGGGGAGGAGACAGGCGAGAGATCCAAGGGCAAGCAGCCtgccgaagacgacgatgagtTCTCGAGTTTGCAGTTACAGGGTGGTGACATCACGCGCCCTATATACAGATGGGCGGAGGAGATAGAACAGCGCAACAAGGCCAAGCGCAGCCACAGTTTCAGCTACCCCAGGCCCGAGCCAGAAAATGAGGTTCTGGATATCAACTCAATCAAAGTCCCTGGTGGCTTCCGGCGCAATTACCTGCGGAGAAACGCGAGAGACCCCTCGGCTCATCCTGACGACTCCGAAAACGGTGCGGGCCAGGGTGCGCCACCGCCGAGGTTACTGACGACTAGCTTCCTCGAATTCCTTTCTTTGTACGGACATTTCGCCGGTGAGGAACTCGAGGAAGACGATGAAGTGCTCCAGCCAGGCGAATACTTCACCTCCGGAAGCGACGAGGGCGAGTGGTGGAGTGACGAGGGCTCTGTTGATGATCACGAGCCCATGGAGGACAGCACACTGTTAACGCCGTCTCGACgtaagaggagaaggaaggagcgtGGTGGGAGTGGCCGAAATAGTCCCATGAGCGCGGCAATGCTTCTCCTCAAGTCCTTCGTCGGTACAGGtgttctcttcctccccagAGCCTACCTCAACGGCGGCATGGTCTTTAGTAACGCCGTGCTCCTCTTCGTGGCGGCTCTGAGCTACTACTGCTTTGTTCTCCTCGTCTCCACTCGCCTCAAGGTGGAAGGATCCTTTGGTGACATTGGTGGTATTCTCTATGGCAAGTGGATGCGAAACCTGATTCTCTTCTCCATCGTCATCAGTCAACTGGGTTTCGTGGCGGCTTACATCGTCTTCACGTCGGAGAACTTGCAAGCATTCATCCTTGCCGTCACCAATTGCAAGACCTACATCTCTATATCATGGCTGATTATCATGCAAATGATCATCTTCCTGCCGTTCTCGCTGCTGCGTGATATTGGCAAATTGGGATTCACTGCGCTTATTGCTGACgccttcatcgtcatcggtcTGGCCTACCTCTTCTACTACGACGTCCTGACTCTCAACACCTCGGGCCTGGCCGACATCATCATGTTCAACCAGAAGGACTGGACCCTTTTCATCGGCACCGCCATTTTTACCTTTGAGGGCATCGGCCTCATCATCCCGATCCAGGAGTCCATGAGAAACCCGGAGAAGTTCCCCAAGGTGATGGCCGTCGTcatgatcatcatcaccactttgTTCACCGTTATGGGCGCCGTCTCCTATGCCGCCTACGGCTCCAAGACCGAGACAGTCGTGCTCCTCAACTTGCCCCAGGACAACAAAATGGTCAACGGCGTGCAGTTCCTCTACTCGCTCGCCATCCTGCTTTCGACCCCACTGCAGATCTTCCCCGCCATCAGGATCACGGAGAATGCACTCTTCACGAAGAGCGGAAAGTACAATCCGTATATCAAGTGGCAGAAGAACGTGTTCCGCTTCTTTGTCGTCGCTTTCTGCGCCATGGTTGCATGGGCGGGTGCCGATAACTTGGACAAGTTCGTCGCACTGGTCGGTAACTTTGCTTGCATCCCGTTGGTGTATATCTATCCG CCGATGCTGCACTACAGGGGCGTCGCCAGAAGCGCTCTCTGGAAATTCTCGGATGTTGCCCTGTGCGTCTTTGGCTTCATTGCCATGGCGTACACGACTACCTTGACTGTCATGAGCTGGGCCGGCGCTGGAGAGGGCGGAGAATCGCCTGGCTATTGCGATGCTAAGGGATTGAACCCGTAA